A window of Coturnix japonica isolate 7356 chromosome 2, Coturnix japonica 2.1, whole genome shotgun sequence contains these coding sequences:
- the LOC107308780 gene encoding solute carrier family 22 member 13-like — protein MVEFGDLISAAGEFCLYQKVLVLLLSLPLLITPFQMVGQVFMVVDVPHYCNTDWIRAVGPNLTEEEQLNLTLPRDADGEYEQCTMYSPVDWDLDSIRAYGLNATEKCSSGWVYPTAQQPSLLTEFDLVCDRKDLGDISQSLSMVGLLVGGMIFGPLSDRIGRRPVLLISMLGQGLFGLAIAFLPNFILYVIFRCIMSTAVSGILITTLPLATEWVGVSYRSTAVLITHCFLAAGQLILAGLSYGIRNWRLLQIAGSAPMFALFFYFWVLPESPRWMVTRGKIEEAKKYLKKAAAINKRTIPPELLDQLKCETQTKTGSILDLLRKKHLLKVTLVMACAWFVDGLVYYGLSLNVTGFGLDIYLTQFAFGVVEIPGRISCIYMLRWFGRKKVQAVLLLVSGLMCLIIVGIPEDQAVAITVLAVIGKFAASASFSTSYVYAAELFPTVIRQSGVGLCSMAARVAGIIAPLIRLLEQYHHAIPMSVYGGATVLGGLLSFLLPETSMVELPDDTGTDNPQKRNKLQSLSKTDSEEKEINSENKV, from the exons ATGGTCGAGTTTGGGGATTTGATAAGTGCTGCGGGGGAGTTTTGCCTCTACCAGAAAGTGCTGGTGCTGTTGCTCTCCCTCCCACTACTTATTACTCCTTTCCAAATGGTTGGTCAAGTGTTCATGGTTGTGGACGTGCCTCATTACTGCAACACGGACTGGATCCGTGCTGTCGGTCCCAACCTGACTGAGGAAGAGCAGCTGAACCTCACCCTGCCCCGGGATGCGGATGGGGAGTATGAGCAGTGCACCATGTACTCACCCGTGGACTGGGACCTCGACTCCATCAGGGCATATGGCCTGAATGCCACGGAGAAGTGCAGCAGCGGCTGGGTGtaccccacagcacagcagccatccCTGCTCACCGAG TTTGACCTTGTGTGCGACAGGAAGGACCTGGGTGACATCTCCCAGTCTCTCTCCATGGTGGGGCTTCTAGTAGGAGGTATGATCTTTGGACCACTCAGTGACAG GATCGGCCGCCGGCCAGTCCTTCTGATCTCCATGCTTGGCCAGGGTCTGTTTGGTTTGGCAATTGCCTTTTTGCCCAATTTCATTCTATATGTGATCTTCAGATGTATCATGTCAACTGCTGTGTCAGGAATTCTGATAACTACCTTGCCCTTAG CTACAGAATGGGTTGGTGTCTCCTATCGATCAACGGCAGTGCTTATAACTCACTGCTTTTTAGCTGCTGGACAACTGATTTTGGCTGGCTTGAGTTATGGTATTCGTAACTGGAGGTTGCTGCAAATAGCAGGGTCAGCTCCTATGTTTGCccttttcttctacttctg GGTGCTACCAGAGTCACCTCGCTGGATGGTGACAAGAGGCAAAatagaagaagcaaagaagtaCCTTAAGAAGGCAGCAGCCATCAACAAACGCACCATTCCTCCAGAACTGCTCGACCAG CTGAAGTGTGAGACCCAAACCAAGACTGGAAGTATTCTGGATCTCCTTCGGAAGAAGCACCTGCTGAAGGTGACTTTAGTCATGGCTTGTGCCTG GTTTGTGGATGGTCTAGTCTACTATGGTTTGAGCCTTAACGTGACAGGCTTTGGTCTCGACATCTATCTGACACAATTTGCTTTTGGGGTAGTGGAGATACCAGGTCGTATTAGCTGCATTTACATGCTACGGTggtttgggaggaaaaaagtcCAAGCTGTTCTCCTGCTGGTGTCTGGCTTGATGTGTCTCATCATTGTTGGCATCCCTGAAG ACCAGGCTGTGGCAATCACCGTCCTGGCAGTCATTGGCAAGTTTGCTGCATCTGCCTCATTCTCCACCTCCTATGTCTACGCTGCAGAGCTCTTCCCCACTGTCATCAG GCAGAgcggtgtggggctgtgctcaaTGGCTGCACGGGTAGCAGGGATCATCGCCCCACTCATCCGCCTCCTGGAGCAGTACCACCACGCCATCCCCATGTCCGTCTATGGCGGTGCCActgtgctgggggggctgctctcctttctgctgcctgAGACCAGTATGGTTGAACTGCCAGATGACACAGGGACAGATAACCCTCAAAAGAG AAACAAATTGCAGAGCCTGTCCAAGAcagacagtgaagaaaaagaaataaactcagAGAACAAGGTCTAA
- the XIRP1 gene encoding xin actin-binding repeat-containing protein 1 isoform X2: MAEPQKSSKVAIKKMEDDLPPPPIPGSVQVIAPGSQDPNPLPVPPPKQAFSKFYQQRQVNELKRLYRHMHPELRKNLEEAVTEDLAEMLNTEDPNAQGSVNLDKVLPGEVQSMRWIFENWTLDSIGDHQATKKMMEDEIIPGGDVKSTSLRFENQTVNGDYLSTAAKVSETDLARGDVHTARWLFETQPLDSLNKLYSDETEVQEAVLKEPVQGGDVKGAKELFEAQSLDAIGRCCSVEEKSILQLKSEIQELKGDVKKTIRLFQTEPLCAIRDKTGTIHEIKSVCREEIQSNAVRTARWLFETQPLDTINKDTSKVQIIRGISLEEIGRPDVSGARWIFETQPLDAIREITVEEQDFKASTDFVTGADVSKQRLLFETQALDSLKGEASESVAAKEQVIGGDVKSTLWLFETQPMETLKDNFEVGRLKKVELSAEEKGDVKQRKHVFETCPLGSISKAFEEEISAASTEEVVKGDVKSFKTLFETLPLDSIKEVDAEPVTKEEEKIPPGNVKANQILFETTPLYAIKDSFGNFHEVTSVSREQIISGDVKKYKWMFETRPLDQFDESTKKVDIIRGITKQEVVAGDVRTAKWLFETQPIDVIHHQATQGEECPSVKREISQRGDVKTCRWLFETQPMHTLYEKAEKKQEEDVSVPQADVKSYTWMFETQPLDSLKGQEEQYLKVSKAYSQDELQGVDVKTVRHLFETEPLGSSVVSEADQKKTLRYSSRVEIQSGEVSRVKEFFEAKPLDTTTKPTAVIKDHGTIEAGSVHKFTWLFENYPMDTLKDSSEGIQEIPPEKDIKGGDVGGKRFIFETYSLDQIHDKVDETELHKIQKDTMSKANVKSCTMLFESQPLYAIQDKEGGYHEVTSVKKEEIMKGDVKGARWLFETKPLDQIKKEEEVFVIRAVTQEDIKKGDVQAARWRFETEPLDSFPGGKSSVPRTVDDVQKGDVQSNKQLFESQQVGQKKYVRMVSVSDVQRGDVRTSTWLFENQPVDSLYGDADRSSSISTVQREDSQKGDVKRCTWLFETQPMDTLKDPEVTASTGTQEPIPRADVKSTTWLFESTPLDKFSASECSGETELRERTMKETLETLCTCQAIQHDGILIEANDMESVKMVKYQLSSPGAPEILKEEIVKGHLQGIMLQLLHRTNVESQSVLVEEDREGKIKVSSLQLLEQSETIKGKEDLSGNVAKALQGLLSQDASIKKGMVIQETKSESVKMTLYSLLYHSIQQKVVKGDVKSTIGNLMASSQEQRATVTVKREDNEKGNVQLFASCIEKGDLDYLKNLQQESEIQSLISAQAEQGAAESAPQVLQGTNTHVLANKEQVEKVMAEAKPGALEGAKKVFAGESTGKEGALEREVVHAVGVTGTSAQCLGKPQNLPTGMEKEEIMSGGLKVTTKSIQRVADVSKNTEKEESTSACFKEPKATMQGTAQAKVTAERSEVVGEQRSLMTEQASLKQSEEKALGNDLQAAMQSLRLATAEARNIQHHVQSKLQRNREEVHMACRQQVASKQETKTLQSTVHQQESASAMQENTSTAIRTTTTRVQEASQTHTSVSQKSIASHKKVSASEEVQGGQLLSQENQVVPSRDVSIKDGLYTATPVKTYINPFVESDYKEQSVQEERDVIIRGDVQTAIRALQSAATEQRLVEKEDVVRGNLKAALQSLEKSNVNVSKGDFKAAMIYRNAGQSYSVCKKKSETQANNNQTAVVASGSQADNDFPPPPPVAVMKAEHCPPSTKATREGALPLLTSKDEAPRCFSPLQTPLPSPPSLSCKPSDQNSTEKPKIPPKPEITAPPRKKPVPPPKPEHLLHEAYTASTYNSTNKSTKSVPPPVPPKPPGLREFSKPKLPPGELQFSCTEVHEQSEHRERQEKCCTLESSMDKSITVQGPERKLPKYTAKTPLQMAEERYKASKGGQGKFEVDRAKPSKPMKNGEVGFEAKQGMLNGKAAASISCSHEVVQRHSEMCQQEERFSSISYPACPGRAQTPKVPGQTEPSTSSVGHVTPPKRGDDIAKNASSKVERECVYNAHASWERQSVMQQVNERKQTSQSMSFHQQLKNASKEDQQGNSEQPKCPDVEAEVPAQEKPAVIMREKSKRETEDERRKRLSVHKEEIMKGNVKEAMEIFENLRRQEELQEILTRVKEFEEETSKVDVKSLRSLFEKVPDWVVRQKALQAKQDGAETQAKDDTDSVSSVEMVFGDLERASAEIIHLKEQTLARLLDIEEAIKKALYSVSSLKSESDIAGLSGLFKESLGSTQSSTSSSNIRKISIVSSKARQEGATVETVEAASVEGAKVAEKTEATKSELEVPRQVHPRVSSPSSPSYITIESAARKPAESPRTAHSPQDIPSPDCPDTPGKKDAFAQESSNSINHPSAGSPGRNASPFEKRPEPTQTNAEENSVKQHTPANTNNQVNEKERCPPDASKGSCQCGVKGGISGYSSLSTPSPQNPRRQKSILELKTGPDGSKLYGATRTVTEQYEEMDQFGNKIITSSTTVTKQSETQTSSTCGVASHPPYEVSASPVFPRYLKNPGENIHNGIFQETGVVFVTFGNSRLKK, translated from the coding sequence ATGGCAGAACCTCAGAAATCATCTAAAGTTGCCAtcaagaaaatggaagatgaCTTACCTCCCCCTCCCATCCCTGGCTCAGTCCAAGTCATCGCTCCGGGGAGCCAGGATCCCAACCCACTCCCTGTGCCTCCTCCTAAGCAAGCCTTCTCCAAGTTCTACCAGCAGCGACAAGTAAATGAGCTGAAGAGGCTCTACAGACACATGCACCCTGAGCTCAGGAAGAACTTGGAAGAAGCTGTGACTGAAGACCTGGCAGAAATGCTTAATACTGAAGATCCCAATGCACAGGGATCTGTGAACCTGGATAAAGTTCTTCCTGGAGAGGTTCAGTCCATGCGCTGGATCTTTGAGAACTGGACACTTGACTCTATTGGGGACCATCAAGCCACAAAGAAGATGATGGAAGATGAGATAATTCCTGGTGGGGATGTGAAAAGTACTTCTCTGAGGTTTGAAAACCAGACAGTCAATGGGGACTATCTGTCAACAGCAGCAAAGGTATCAGAGACAGACCTTGCCAGAGGGGATGTGCATACTGCCCGGTGGCTCTTTGAAACTCAGCCTTTGGACTCATTGAACAAACTGTACTCAGATGAAACTGAAGTGCAAGAGGCAGTTCTCAAGGAGCCAGTCCAGGGAGGTGACGTGAAAGGTGCCAAAGAACTCTTTGAAGCCCAGTCCTTGGATGCTATAGGACGCTGCTGCTCAGTGGAGGAGAAGAGCATCCTGCAGCTCAAGTCAGAAATCCAGGAGCTAAAAGGTGACGTCAAGAAGACTATCAGGCTCTTCCAAACGGAGCCTCTCTGTGCAATTAGGGACAAAACTGGAACCATCCATGAAATCAAGTCTGTTTGCCGAGAAGAAATTCAGAGCAATGCAGTCCGAACAGCTCGCTGGCTGTTTGAGACTCAGCCACTGGATACCATCAACAAGGACACTTCCAAAGTACAAATAATCCGTGGGATCTCATTGGAAGAAATAGGAAGGCCAGATGTTAGTGGAGCAAGGTGGATATTTGAAACTCAGCCTCTGGATGCCATCAGGGAAATTACTGTTGAAGAGCAGGATTTCAAAGCTTCAACAGATTTTGTTACAGGGGCAGATGTCAGTAAACAGCGATTACTCTTTGAGACCCAGGCGCTTGATTCTTTGAAAGGAGAAGCTTCAGAGAGTGTTGCAGCCAAAGAACAAGTCATTGGAGGTGATGTGAAATCTACACTCTGGCTATTTGAAACGCAGCCGATGGAAACCCTGAAAGACAATTTTGAGGTGGGTCGTTTGAAGAAAGTAGAGCTTTCagcagaggagaagggagatgtgaaacaaagaaaacatgtgTTTGAGACCTGCCCCCTTGGCAGTATCTCCAAGGCTTTCGAGGAAGAAATTTCGGCTGCCAGCACAGAAGAGGTGGTTAAAGGGGATGTGAAATCTTTCAAGACTCTATTTGAAACTCTCCCCCTAGATAGCATCAAGGAGGTTGATGCTGAGCCCGTCAccaaggaagaggagaagattCCGCCTGGCAATGTCAAAGCTAACCAAATCCTATTTGAAACTACACCCCTCTATGCCATCAAGGATAGCTTTGGCAATTTTCACGAAGTCACATCTGTAAGCAGAGAGCAAATCATTAGTGGCGATGTCAAAAAGTACAAATGGATGTTTGAAACCAGGCCACTGGACCAGTTTGATGAAAGCACCAAGAAAGTGGATATAATACGGGGGATCACAAAACAGGAGGTGGTGGCTGGTGATGTCAGAACAGCCAAGTGGCTCTTTGAAACTCAACCCATTGATGTCATTCATCACCAAGCCACGCAAGGTGAGGAGTGTCCCTCAGTGAAGCGGGAAATCTCCCAGCGGGGGGATGTGAAGACCTGTAGGTGGCTTTTTGAGACCCAGCCCATGCACACCCTATATGAGAAGGctgaaaagaagcaagaagagGATGTCAGTGTGCCACAAGCTGATGTGAAATCGTACACGTGGATGTTTGAAACTCAACCCCTAGACTCCCTGAAAGGTCAAGAGGAACAGTATTTGAAAGTCAGTAAAGCGTACAGTCAGGATGAATTACAGGGAGTTGATGTCAAAACTGTCCGGCACCTATTTGAGACTGAACCTTTGGGCAGCAGTGTTGTCAGTGAAGCTGACCAAAAGAAAACCTTGCGGTATTCTAGCCGTGTGGAGATACAGTCTGGGGAAGTGTCCAGAGTGAAGGAATTCTTCGAGGCTAAGCCCTTAgatacaacaacaaaaccaacagcgGTCATCAAGGATCATGGGACGATCGAAGCTGGATCAGTGCACAAATTCACTTGGCTGTTTGAGAATTACCCCATGGACACCCTGAAGGACAGCTCTGAAGGCATCCAGGAAATCCCTCCAGAGAAGGATATCAAGGGGGGAGATGTTGGAGGCAAAAGGTTCATATTTGAGACCTACTCGCTTGACCAAATCCATGACAAAGTAGATGAGACGGAGCTCCATAAGATCCAGAAAGATACCATGAGCAAAGCAAACGTCAAGTCCTGCACAATGCTCTTTGAAAGCCAACCTTTATATGCTATTCAAGACAAAGAGGGAGGATACCATGAGGTCACCtcagtgaagaaagaagaaatcatgaAAGGTGACGTGAAAGGTGCACGGTGGTTGTTTGAAACTAAGCCCCTGGATCAGatcaaaaaggaagaagaagtgTTTGTGATTAGGGCTGTCACCCAAGAGGACATTAAGAAAGGAGATGTCCAGGCTGCCCGGTGGAGGTTTGAAACAGAGCCTCTTGACTCATTCCCTGGAGGAAAAAGTTCTGTGCCCAGAACAGTAGATGATGTGCAGAAGGGAGATGTTCAGTCCAACAAGCAGCTCTTTGAGTCCCAGCAAGTGGGCCAGAAGAAGTATGTGCGGATGGTCAGTGTCAGTGATGTTCAGCGGGGTGATGTGAGGACATCTACCTGGCTTTTTGAAAACCAGCCTGTGGACTCCCTTTATGGGGATGCAGACAGAAGCTCTTCTATCAGTACAGTGCAGAGAGAGGACAGCCAGAAAGGAGATGTCAAACGCTGCACCTGGTTGTTTGAAACCCAGCCCATGGACACTCTTAAGGATCCAGAGGTGACAGCCAGTACTGGGACCCAAGAACCAATCCCTCGTGCAGATGTGAAAAGCACAACATGGCTCTTTGAGAGCACTCCCTTGGATAAATTCAGTGCTTCTGAATGCAGCGGGGAAACAGAACTGAGAGAAAGAACTATGAAGGAAACTTTAGAGACACTTTGTACTTGCCAGGCTATTCAGCATGATGGGATCCTCATTGAAGCCAATGATATGGAGAGCGTGAAGATGGTGAAATACCAGCTCAGTAGCCCAGGTGCTCCAGAAATCCTGAAAGAAGAGATTGTGAAAGGCCATTTACAAGGGAtcatgctgcagctcctgcacagaACCAacgtagaatcacagagtgtGCTAGTGGAGGAGGACAGAGAGGGCAAGATCAAAGTAAGCTCATTGCAGCTTCTGGAACAGAGTGAAACTATTAAAGGCAAAGAGGACTTGAGTGGAAATGTAGCTAAGGCTCTCCAGGGCCTCCTTAGTCAAGATGCTTCCATCAAAAAGGGGATGGTCATACAAGAAACAAAGTCAGAATCAGTGAAAATGACCCTCTACTCCCTCCTGTACCATTCTATCCAGCAAAAAGTTGTCAAGGGGGATGTAAAGTCAACGATAGGGAACCTGATGGCTTCTTCTCAGGAGCAGAGAGCTACAGTGACTGTTAAGCGTGAGGACAATGAGAAGGGGAACGTTCAGCTTTTTGCGAGCTGCATTGAGAAGGGAGATCTGGACTATCTGAAGAACCTTCAGCAGGAGTCAGAGATACAGTCCCTCATCTCTGCCCAAGCAGAGCAAGGGGCAGCTGAAAGTGCCCCGCAGGTTTTGCAGGGAACTAATACACATGTCTTAGCAAACAAAGAGCAAGTAGAGAAAGTAATGGCAGAGGCAAAGCCAGGGGCACTGGAGGGAGCAAAAAAGGTATTTGCAGGTGAGAGCACGGGCAAAGAGGGTGCATTAGAAAGAGAGGTTGTGCATGCAGTGGGTGTGACAGGCACCAGTGCGCAATGTCTTGGGAAGCCCCAGAACCTGCCCACAgggatggaaaaggaagaaatcatgTCAGGGGGCCTTAAAGTAACTACAAAGTCAATTCAAAGGGTTGCAGATGTCAGCaagaatacagagaaagaagagtcCACCTCTGCGTGTTTCAAGGAACCCAAAGCTACGATGCAAGGCACAGCTCAGGCCAAAGTGACAGCTGAGAGGAGCGAAGTGGTTGGGGAACAGCGGAGTTTGATGACTGAGCAAGCCAGCCTTAAGCAGTCAGAAGAGAAGGCCCTTGGGAATGATCTTCAGGCTGCAATGCAGAGCCTGAGGCTAGCAACAGCAGAAGCAAGAAACATTCAACACCACGTCCAAAGCAAGCTACAAAGGAACAGGGAGGAGGTCCACATGGCCTGCAGACAACAAGTAGCTAGTAAGCAGGAGACAAAGACCCTTCAGTCAACCGTACATCAACAAGAGTCTGCATCTGCCATGCAGGAGAacaccagcacagccatcagGACCACCACCACTAGAGTCCAGGAGGCATCCCAGACCCACACAAGTGTGTCTCAGAAGAGTATAGCATCACACAAAAAGGTCAGTGCTTCAGAGGAAGTACAGGGAGGACAACTATTGAGCCAGGAAAACCAAGTTGTGCCTAGTAGAGATGTTAGCATTAAGGATGGCCTTTATACTGCCACACCTGTGAAAACCTATATAAACCCTTTCGTTGAGTCTGATTACAAAGAGCAATCAGTGCAAGAAGAAAGAGATGTTATTATCAGAGGGGATGTACAGACAGCTATCAGAGCACTGCAAAGTGCCGCCACAGAACAGCGCCTGGTAGAAAAGGAGGACGTTGTCCGTGGTAATTTAAAAGCCGCACTTCAGTCACTGGAAAAGTCTAACGTTAATGTCTCCAAAGGAGATTTTAAAGCTGCTATGATATACAGAAATGCAGGGCAGTCCTATTCTgtgtgtaaaaagaaaagtgagacTCAAGCCAATAATAACCAGACAGCTGTAGTGGCTTCAGGGTCACAAGCTGATAATgactttcctcctcctcccccagtTGCTGTGATGAAAGCAGAACATTGTCCACCCTCAACCAAAGCAACAAGAGAAGGTGCCCTTCCATTATTAACCAGCAAAGATGAAGCCCCAAGATGTTTTTCACCACTCCAGacccctctcccttctcccccttcTCTGTCCTGCAAACCCAGCGACCAGAACTCTACAGAGAAGCCCAAGATTCCTCCAAAACCAGAAATTACTGCCCCACCGAGGAAAAAACCTGTCCCTCCCCCAAAACCTGAGCATCTCTTACACGAGGCATATACTGCTTCTACATATAACAGCACAAACAAGTCAACCAAATCTGTCCCTCCACCCGTGCCTCCAAAACCTCCAGGCTTGAGGGAGTTCAGCAAGCCAAAACTTCCCCCTGGAGAGCTGCAGTTTAGTTGCACGGAAGTACATGAACAATCAGAACACAGGGagagacaagaaaaatgctgcACTTTGGAGTCATCCATGGACAAGTCTATCACAGTTCAGGGCCCTGAGAGAAAGCTGCCTAAATATACAGCCAAAACCCCTCTTCAGATGGCAGAGGAAAGGTACAAGGCAAGCAAAGGAGGACAAGGCAAGTTTGAAGTGGACAGAGCTAAGCCTTCAAAGCCAATGAAAAATGGAGAGGTTGGTTTTGAAGCCAAGCAAGGAATGTTgaatgggaaagcagcagcttcgATAAGCTGTTCCCATGAGGTAGTTCAGAGGCATTCTGAGATGTGTCAGCAAGAGGAGAGATTTTCTTCAATATCAtatccagcctgtcctggtAGAGCACAGACACCTAAAGTGCCAGGACAGACTGAGCCAAGCACCTCCTCTGTGGGCCACGTCACTCCTCCAAAGAGAGGAGATGACATTGCAAAAAATGCCTCAAGCAAGGTGGAAAGGGAATGTGTGTATAATGCCCATGCATCATGGGAACGTCAGAGTGTCATGCAGCAAGtgaatgaaaggaaacaaacgAGTCAATCCATGTCCTTCCATCAGCAGCTGAAGAACGCTTCCAAGGAGGACCAACAGGGAAATAGTGAGCAACCTAAATGTCCTGACGTGGAGGCAGAGGTGCCTGCTCAGGAGAAGCCAGCAGTTATTATGAGAGAAAAATccaagagagaaacagaagatgaacGTCGGAAGAGACTGTCAGTACACAAAGAGGAGATAATGAAAGGCAATGTCAAGGAGGCTATGGAGATCTTTGAAAATCTCAGGAGACAGGAGGAGCTGCAAGAGATCTTGACTAGGGTGAAGGAGTTTGAAGAGGAAACAAGCAAAGTGGACGTGAAATCTCTGAGGAGCCTTTTTGAGAAGGTCCCTGATTGGGTGGTTCGTCAGAAGGCTCTCCAGGCCAAACAGGATGGGGCTGAAACACAAGCCAAGGATGACACTGACAGTGTCTCCTCTGTAGAGATGGTTTTTGGGGACCTAGAGAGAGCAAGTGCTGAGATTATCCACCTGAAGGAGCAGACACTTGCCCGACTCTTAGACATTGAGGAGGCTATCAAGAAAGCTCTTTATTCTGTCTCTAGTCTCAAGTCTGAGTCAGACATCGCTGGGCTCTCAGGTCTGTTCAAGGAATCTCTGGGGAGCACCCAGAGCTctacaagcagcagcaatatCCGCAAAATCAGTATTGTCTCAAGCAAAGCCAGGCAGGAGGGAGCCACGGTGGAGACAGTAGAGGCAGCATCTGTGGAAGGTGCAAAGGTGGCAGAAAAGACTGAGGCAACCAAGTCAGAGCTGGAGGTCCCCCGTCAAGTTCATCCTCGTGTCAGCTCTCCCTCCTCACCTTCCTACATCACCATTGAGTCTGCTGCCAGGAAACCAGCAGAGTCGCCCAGGACAGCACATTCCCCACAAGACATCCCTTCCCCAGACTGTCCAGACACTCCAGGAAAGAAGGATGCTTTTGCTCAGGAGAGTTCTAACTCCATTAACCATCCATCAGCTGGGTCACCTGGGCGTAATGCATCTCCCTTTGAGAAGAGACCAGAGCCCACCCAAACAAATGCTGAGGAGAACTCAGTGAAACAGCACACCCCTGCTAACACCAACAATCAGGTCAATGAGAAAGAGAGGTGCCCTCCAGATGCCTCCAAAGGCAGCTGCCAATGTGGGGTGAAAGGAGGCATTTCAGGCTATTCCTCTCTGAGCACCCCCAGCCCGCAGAACCCACGGAGGCAGAAAAGCATCTTGGAACTGAAGACAGGGCCCGATGGGTCCAAGCTCTATGGAGCCACCCGGACTGTCACAGAGCAGTATGAGGAAATGGACCagtttggaaataaaatcatCACTTCATCTACCACAGTCACTAAGCAATCTGAGACACAAACATCCTCCACGTGTGGTGTGGCCTCACATCCCCCGTATGAAGTATCTGCATCACCTGTGTTTCCGAGGTACCTGAAGAACCCAGGTGAAAACATCCACAATGGCATTTTCCAGGAGACAGGAGTGGTCTTTGTCACCTTTGGCAACTCCAGGCTAAAGAAATAG
- the LOC107308861 gene encoding solute carrier family 22 member 13-like, whose protein sequence is MSGIGENLKAAGEFGPFQRRLVLFSLLPSLCLAFHQFCQLFMVVDVPHYCNTDWIRAVGPNLTEEEQLNLTLPRDADGEYEQCTMYSPVDWDLDSIRAYGLNATEKCSSGWVYPTAQQPSLLTEFDLVCDRKNLNDISQSIYMLGMFLGAMIFGLLSDRFGRRPTLLISILLEGLFGIGIALVPHFYVYLAFRCVVGASVSGIMMTLLALATEWVGVSYRPQAVLLSHCCFAAGQMILAGLSYGIPNWRLLQLVGSAPIFLLFLFIWVLPESARWLMTRGKIEEAKNYLKKAAAINKRTIPPELLDQLKCEAQTKSGSILDLLRKKHLLKVTLVMACAWFVNSLVYYGLSLNVTNFGLDIYLTQLAFGAVEIPGRVGCIFMLHWFGRRKPQGGFLLLSGLVCLILTAIPEDQPVVKTVLATIGKLTASASFSSAYVYTAELFPTIIRQSGVGLCSMIARVAGIIAPLILLLEQYHRAIPMAIYGGTTVLGGLLCFLLPETRGVELADGTEGGQPTAVVHENSSSGSEKGHVKVKDGGRVNEDTKNTYF, encoded by the exons ATGTCGGGCATTGGGGAAAACTTGAAAGCAGCTGGTGAATTCGGGCCGTTCCAGAGACGGCTGGTGCTGTTCTCTTTGCTTCCGTCCCTCTGCCTGGCCTTCCACCAGTTCTGCCAGCTGTTTATGGTTGTGGACGTGCCTCATTACTGCAACACGGACTGGATCCGTGCTGTCGGTCCCAACCTGACTGAGGAAGAGCAGCTGAACCTCACCCTGCCCCGGGATGCGGATGGGGAGTATGAGCAGTGCACCATGTACTCACCCGTGGACTGGGACCTCGACTCCATCAGGGCATATGGCCTGAATGCCACGGAGAAGTGCAGCAGCGGCTGGGTGtaccccacagcacagcagccatccCTGCTCACCGAG tttgATCTCGTGTGTGACAGGAAGAACCTGAATGACATCTCACAGTCCATCTACATGCTGGGAATGTTCCTGGGAGCCATGATCTTTGGACTCCTCAGTGACAG GTTTGGCCGTCGACCAACCCTCTTGATCTCCATCCTCCTTGAAGGCTTGTTTGGTATAGGAATTGCCCTTGTGCCTCATTTCTATGTATACTTGGCCTTCAGATGTGTTGTGGGGGCTTCAGTGTCAGGGATCATGATGACCTTACTGGCCCTAG CTACAGAATGGGTTGGTGTTTCCTATCGACCACAGGCAGTTCTtctttctcactgctgttttgctgctggacAAATGATTTTGGCTGGTTTGAGTTACGGTATCCCCAACTGGAGGTTGCTGCAACTCGTAGGATCTGCTCctatatttctccttttcctcttcatctg GGTGCTACCAGAATCAGCTCGCTGGCTGATGACAAGAGGCAAAATAGAAGAAGCTAAGAACTACCTTAAGAAGGCAGCAGCCATCAACAAGCGCACCATTCCTCCAGAACTGCTCGACCAG CTGAAGTGTGAGGCCCAGACCAAGTCTGGAAGTATTCTGGATCTCCTTCGGAAGAAGCACCTGCTGAAGGTGACTTTAGTCATGGCTTGTGCCTG GTTTGTTAACAGCCTTGTATACTACGGTTTGAGTCTGAACGTGACTAATTTTGGTCTGGACATCTACCTGACACAGCTTGCGTTTGGAGCAGTGGAAATCCCAGGCCGTGTTGGTTGTATCTTCATGCTACACTGGTTTGGGAGGAGGAAACCCCAGGGTGGTTTCCTTCTGCTGAGTGGCCTTGTGTGCCTGATACTCACTGCCATCCCTGAAG ACCAGCCTGTGGTGAAAACTGTCCTAGCCACCATTGGCAAGCTTACAGCCTCGGCCTCATTCTCATCCGCTTACGTCTATACTGCAGAGCTCTTCCCCACCATCATCAG GCAGAgcggtgtggggctgtgctcaaTGATAGCGCGGGTGGCAGGGATCATCGCCCCGCTGATCCTCCTCCTGGAGCAGTACCACCGAGCCATCCCCATGGCCATCTATGGTGGTACCActgtgctgggggggctgctctgcttcctgctgcccgAGACCCGTGGTGTTGAACTGGCGGATGGCACAGAGGGAggccagcccacagcagtg GTCCATGAAAATTCCAGCAGCGGCTCAGAAAAAGGACATGTGAAAGTAAAAGATGGTGGCCGAGTCAATGAGGACACGAAGAACACTTACTTCTAG